GTCTGGGCCTGCCAGTTCAGCAACTGCAACTGCTCGGCCAGCAGGCGTGCCTGCGGCTCGAGCGCGCGGGCGGCAGCGCTGGGCACGGGCTCGCGTCCGCTGCGGTCGAACAGCTGCAGGTCCAGCTCGGCCTCCAGCTGGGCAATGGCCATGCTCACGGCCGAGGGCACACGCCCCAGCTTGCGTGCAGCCGCCGAGAAGGAGCCGGCATCGAGCACGGCGAGAAACAGCGGAACCTGGTCGGCGCTAAAGGGCATGGTGTCGATCTGTCAGAAAAATTGAAAGGAACTGACTTTTATCTTCAATTTCCAGAACATACACTGCGACCCATGTCTCAACAAGCCTCAGCGACGGCATCCGCTTCTTCCTCTGCCGCGTCTCTCAAAAATACCGCCGCTTTTGCGGCCCCCGCCAAGGCCAGTGGCCTTCAAGGTCCCAAGCGCCGCATCCTCTATGTGGGTCTGTACGAAACCATTGCCATCATCGTCTCCAGCCTGATCTTCATGGCCATCGGCCAGAAGGCCAGCGATTCCGGCGTCATGGCCGTGGCCGCCTCGGTGATCGCGATCTGCTGGAATCTGAGCTTCAACTACCTGTTCGAAAGATGGGAAGCGCGCCAGAGCGTCAAGGGCCGTTCCCTGATGCGCCGCGTGGTGCATGCCATCGGTTTCGAAGGCGGCATCGCCGCCATGCTGATTCCGCTGATGGCATGGTGGTTCGGCATCTCGCTGTGGGAAGCCGCCGTCATGGAAGCCGGCCTGCTGGTGTTCTTCATGGTCTACACCTTTGCCTTCAACTGGGCGTTCGACCGCATCTTCGGTCTGCCGGCTTCGGCTCAGGCAGTGGCGGCCTGATCCCGGCCTGAGCTGCCTTTGGCGCTTGCCCGGCAAGCGTGGGCAGCCATGAAAAAAGCGTGTTCCTGTCTGGCAGGAACACGCTTTTTTTTTTGGGGACTGATGTGGCGGTCAGCGAAGAATGCTGAGCATGGCCTGCAGCACAAAGGCGTTGATGATGTCGATGAAGAAGGCTCCGACCAGGGGCACGATCAGAAAGGCCTTGTGTGAAGGGCCGTACTGGTTGGTGATGGCCTGCATATTGGCCACGGCCGTGGGCGTGGCGCCCATGCCGAAGCCGCAGTGGCCGGCGGCCAGCACGGCGGCGTCGTAGTTGCGGCCCATGATGCGGAAGGTCACGAAGGCCGCATACAGCGTCATGACGATGGCTTGCGCGGCCAGAATGACCATCAGCGGGCCGGCCAGGTCGGTCAGCTCCCAGAGCTTGAGCGACAGCAGCGCGATGGCCAGATACATGGACAACGAGGCATTGCCGAAGACGTCGATGGCGCGGTCAAAGACCTTGAAGCCGAACATATAGTCCAGCACGTTGCGGATGATCACGCCGCCGCCCAGCGCCCAGACAAAGGTAGGCAGCTGGATGACCGTTCCCATGGTCAGGCCGGTCATGAATTCGGCAAAGGCTAGGCAGCCCGCGAAGAGGGCCAGCGTCTCCACCGCCGCATCGGCCGTGATCAGGCGCGGAGCCTTGTTGGGCGACTCGAAGTTGGCGACCTCGCTGCCTTCGCTCACGGTGGGCGCATCGGCGCGCAGCTGCTCGGACTCGGTCAGCGGCTGGGCCAGCTGATGGCGCGTGATCAGCCGCTTGGCCAGCGGGCCGCCCACCAGGCCGCCGATGATCAGGCCGAAAGTGGCGCAGGCAATGCCCAGGGTGGTGGCTCCCGTGAGACCGTATTGGTTTTCCAGCACCGAGCCCCAGGCTCCGGCCGTACCGTGACCGCCCACCAGCGTGATGGAGCCCGCGACCAGGCCGATCAGCGGATCCAGTCCCAGAACAGTGGCCAAGCTTACGCCCACG
This region of Comamonas thiooxydans genomic DNA includes:
- a CDS encoding PACE efflux transporter, with product MSQQASATASASSSAASLKNTAAFAAPAKASGLQGPKRRILYVGLYETIAIIVSSLIFMAIGQKASDSGVMAVAASVIAICWNLSFNYLFERWEARQSVKGRSLMRRVVHAIGFEGGIAAMLIPLMAWWFGISLWEAAVMEAGLLVFFMVYTFAFNWAFDRIFGLPASAQAVAA
- the gltS gene encoding sodium/glutamate symporter; this encodes MNVTFGAYYTLIMAVLVLMLGKLMTRHIRFLRDFNIPEPVSGGLVVAAIIFMLHQTTGLALSFEGGLQSAFMLVFFSSIGLSANFAKLREGGSALFLFLGVIAVFIIMQNIVGVSLATVLGLDPLIGLVAGSITLVGGHGTAGAWGSVLENQYGLTGATTLGIACATFGLIIGGLVGGPLAKRLITRHQLAQPLTESEQLRADAPTVSEGSEVANFESPNKAPRLITADAAVETLALFAGCLAFAEFMTGLTMGTVIQLPTFVWALGGGVIIRNVLDYMFGFKVFDRAIDVFGNASLSMYLAIALLSLKLWELTDLAGPLMVILAAQAIVMTLYAAFVTFRIMGRNYDAAVLAAGHCGFGMGATPTAVANMQAITNQYGPSHKAFLIVPLVGAFFIDIINAFVLQAMLSILR